One window of the Solanum stenotomum isolate F172 chromosome 11, ASM1918654v1, whole genome shotgun sequence genome contains the following:
- the LOC125845540 gene encoding uncharacterized protein LOC125845540 isoform X2, with translation MELKLCQSSHPLPCKSSSFRANSTYKHFSLLPKRCKYHIQELFSNGQQWNSSIQFSVHVVKEDETLTSLSKLYGVPIYEIAAANKEIIDINLVFEGQHLNIPSYVTPYSQTNQREKIRLPKIDVSETSQRFKLCGNDINQKMLYVLSCRHLPYAKTSGYFLVLVPLIGFCIRCIMNAFHHRVARNKLQDVRQASGSMRWKLALRDLSDPDALYSDSRPEIENVTDDREHLQSEELSRAYAKLDGDYQKFLSECGMSKWGYWRGGTDE, from the exons ATGGAATTGAAGCTATGTCAATCCTCTCATCCATTGCCCTGTAAATCCTCTTCATTTAGAGCTAACTCCACATACAAGCACTTCAGTTTACTTCCTAAG AGGTGTAAATATCATATTCAGGAGCTTTTCTCAAATGGTCAACAATGGAACAGTTCCATTCAATTCTCGGTTCATGTGGTGAAAGA GGATGAAACATTGACTTCACTTTCAAAGTTATATGGAGTGCCTATTTATGAAATTGCTGCTGCTAATAAGGAAATTATTGATATTAACCTTGTTTTTGAAGGGCAACATCTCAACATCCCTTCCTATGTTACACCTTACTCCCAAACG AATCAACGAGAGAAGATTAGATTACCTAAAATTGATGTGTCTGAAACAAGCCAACGCTTCAAACTCTGTGGCAATGATATCAACCAGAAGATGTTATATGTGCTTTCATGCCGTCATTTACCATAT GCTAAAACCAGTGGTTATTTTCTAGTTCTGGTTCCTCTGATAGGCTTTTGCATCAGATGCATAATGAATGCCTTTCACCATAGAGTTGCTAGAAATAAATTGCAAGATGTTCGTCAGGCATCTGGAAGCATGAGATGGAAATTAGCTCTTCGTGATTTGAGCGATCCAGATGCATTATATTCTGATTCAAGACCTGAAATTGAG AATGTCACCGATGATAGAGAACATCTCCAATCTGAAGAGCTTTCTCGTGCTTATGCAAAACTGGACGGCGATTATCAGAAGTTCCTATCGGAATGTGGGATGAGTAAATGGGGCTACTGGCGTGGTGGTACAGATGAATAA
- the LOC125845540 gene encoding uncharacterized protein LOC125845540 isoform X1: protein MELKLCQSSHPLPCKSSSFRANSTYKHFSLLPKRCKYHIQELFSNGQQWNSSIQFSVHVVKDRDETLTSLSKLYGVPIYEIAAANKEIIDINLVFEGQHLNIPSYVTPYSQTNQREKIRLPKIDVSETSQRFKLCGNDINQKMLYVLSCRHLPYAKTSGYFLVLVPLIGFCIRCIMNAFHHRVARNKLQDVRQASGSMRWKLALRDLSDPDALYSDSRPEIENVTDDREHLQSEELSRAYAKLDGDYQKFLSECGMSKWGYWRGGTDE, encoded by the exons ATGGAATTGAAGCTATGTCAATCCTCTCATCCATTGCCCTGTAAATCCTCTTCATTTAGAGCTAACTCCACATACAAGCACTTCAGTTTACTTCCTAAG AGGTGTAAATATCATATTCAGGAGCTTTTCTCAAATGGTCAACAATGGAACAGTTCCATTCAATTCTCGGTTCATGTGGTGAAAGA CAGGGATGAAACATTGACTTCACTTTCAAAGTTATATGGAGTGCCTATTTATGAAATTGCTGCTGCTAATAAGGAAATTATTGATATTAACCTTGTTTTTGAAGGGCAACATCTCAACATCCCTTCCTATGTTACACCTTACTCCCAAACG AATCAACGAGAGAAGATTAGATTACCTAAAATTGATGTGTCTGAAACAAGCCAACGCTTCAAACTCTGTGGCAATGATATCAACCAGAAGATGTTATATGTGCTTTCATGCCGTCATTTACCATAT GCTAAAACCAGTGGTTATTTTCTAGTTCTGGTTCCTCTGATAGGCTTTTGCATCAGATGCATAATGAATGCCTTTCACCATAGAGTTGCTAGAAATAAATTGCAAGATGTTCGTCAGGCATCTGGAAGCATGAGATGGAAATTAGCTCTTCGTGATTTGAGCGATCCAGATGCATTATATTCTGATTCAAGACCTGAAATTGAG AATGTCACCGATGATAGAGAACATCTCCAATCTGAAGAGCTTTCTCGTGCTTATGCAAAACTGGACGGCGATTATCAGAAGTTCCTATCGGAATGTGGGATGAGTAAATGGGGCTACTGGCGTGGTGGTACAGATGAATAA